The DNA segment TTTAATGCTTCCTGATTTTTCTGTATTTGAATTTATTCCGGATGTGGTGATTAAAGTACCTTCCTTTTGATCCCGCTGCTTTTAGCATCGTAAATATCTCAGGAGGAACATTCGCGTACCTGTACTTTAAGCCGGATACAAATGTGATCAGCAGTGCAGTTGAATCCTGGTCGTAATCAAAGCTTTTAATTACACTTGAAGGCATGGGTTATGAATGTTGGTCCACTACTATAATTTTATCGGATTTTAATTTATCCTCCTGCTGTTTGGCAATTATTTTTTCTTTTTTGAGGTCGATGCGAATGATGTTATATAAGCTCATGTAAACATTTGCGATCCATATTATTGAGAAACCTGAGATCAGATAACCTCTCCAATCAGGGTACAGTAGTTTGTATTGTGTGATGATCAGCAGGAGTAGGGTTACATAATGACTGAAGCAGTACTCACAAGTGAACATGTAGCAAATTTTCCTTACCAGAATATACCGGCTCTTTTCAGACTGGTTTGAAAAAAACACCTGTGCTTCTTTAAATATCTGTTCTTTTGTGACCGTCCAGGCGATGCAGGAAACAGGCAGTGCCAGGATGAAAACCCAGTATATTTTATCTTCCATGAGGTATGTATTTGCTATTTATATAAAAGACACCGGCGGTTAACCGGTGTCCTTTTTTTGTTTTTATATATCGGTGCCTGGAGTTGTCCCTGGCTCATGACTTGATCCCAGAGGTTTATGTTTCCGCTCCGGCCTGGAGACCAGGTTTGTTCTTCCCATATCTGCAATAGATGAAGTTTCGCCGTTATCTTTCTTTTTGTCATTAATGCGCGCTTCTGTTTCTTTATAAACAGTCTTTTTTTGCCCATAATCTTTTTTCTGATTACTTACCTTGTTGTTCATGATCGTAGATTTTGGTGAAAAATATATTTACGATATAGTAACAAGTCTGAACTGCTTATGGTTTTATCTGATGCTGATCGTTTTTATTTAAAGCTCAAACTATATCTCTTATGATTGGCATTTTTAGCGTAGGATAATCGATATAACCTTGTTTTCCACCACCGAACATCGTTGCCCTGTCTGGTTCATTAAGTGCTGAATCTTTTTCGAATCGTTCTGGCAGATCAGGATTTGCCAGAAACAGTGTGCCAAACGAGATGAGCCCCGCTATGCCCTTTTTAAGTTCTGCTTCGGCAGAAGCTTTATCATAGCCTGCGTTTGCAATAACCGTTTGCTGTATCATATTGCCAAACAATTCTATTTCATCATCTGCCGGATAGTGAGAAGGTGAGGGGAAGTATGGGCTGCGTTTCATTAATTCTACATAGGCAAAATTCAGTTTGTTAAGCGCTTCAATTAAATAAATGTAAGTGCCGGCAGGATCATCCAAAACCATGTTGCCATAAGGATGAAAAGGTGAAATCTTAATCCCTACCTTATCACCGCCAACAGCGCTGATTAATTGCTGCATTACTTCCAGCACAAAACGAGCTTTATTGGGAATGCTCCCGCCATATTCATCGGTTCTTTGATTGGCACTTTCCGCGAGAAACTGGCTTGGTAAATAACCATTTGCCGCATGAAGCTCTACACCATCGAAACCAGCTTCAATTGCATTTTTTGCTGCCTGCCCGTAGTCTTCAATCGTTTGCCTGATTTCGGTAATGGTAATTTCCCGGGGCGTTTCGTAATCTTTCAGACCTTCTGAAGTGAAATGTTGCATGCCCTGTATAGGTAGTGGAGATGGGGAAAGCGGTAATTTACCATCCCTGTCTATTGAATGTCCTGCACGACCTGTGTGCCAGAGCTGGGCAATGATCAGGCCTCCATGATCGTGTACAGATTTTGTGACTTTTTTCCAGGCTTCGATCTGCTCGCTCGTGTAAATGCCAGGTGTAAGCGGACTGCCAGTTGCTGCTTCACTAATCCTGATCGCCTCGGTGAATATCATGCCTGCACTCACTCTTTGCGTATAATATTGAACGGTCAAATCGCCTACGATTCCGTTATGATCAGCACGGCTTCTGGTCATTGCAGACATTGCCATTTTATTCTTTAATTCCAGATTTCCTAACTGTATTTTTTCTAATAATTTCATGATGCTTTTAATTTTATGGTTGGTCTTTGTTACGAATTGTAAAGTGGCAGGTAAACCTGATTTGCAAAATCCTCTGCTGTGGTAGGGCTGGTCGTATCGTCATCCCTTTTTTGATAATTCATAAAGCCGGTTTTAATTGCCGTTCCCATTTCAATCAGATTATCCACGAAATCAGCTGAAAAACCATTGCTTAAGAACGTCTGCTTAACCTGTTCAACCGGGAGCTGCACATATGGCAAATCAGGGTTGCCAATGGCTTTACCAATAATGCCGGTAAGCTCTCTATAGGTATAGTCTCTTGGTCCCATCACGGCATGGACACTTTTTCCGCTGAAGTCGAGGTTTGCCAAATGTCCGGCTGCAATTTTTGCCACGTCCCGTGTAGCCACCATCGGTATGGAATGGTCCCCGTCTGCTGCAGTACCATTGAAACCCATTTTTTTAACCAGACCTATCGTTCTCAGGAAATTTTCCATAAAATAGGCAGAACGGATGTGCAACACATTAACACCGTTCAGTTGGTTTAACCTGACTTCCTGTTCAGCTGTACCGCCCATTATGCCATTTCCTTCGTGCATATGAGCGCCAAGACTGCTCATGTTTACAATGTGTTTGATGCCTGAATTTTCGATGGCTTCAATCAGCTTACCGGTAACTTTTCTTTGGTAGGCCCGTGTATCCTCAGCCATTACATTATCTGGTAAAAGCACGAAAGCGCTGTCGGCATTTTTGAAGGCACTGGTCAGCATTTCTACATCGGTTATCGTTCCGGCAATTATTTCTGCCCCCTGACTGTGATATTTTTCTAACTTTTCGGTGTGTCTTGCTATTAATGTTACCTCATGTCCTTCGTTTAAAAGAATTTCTGAAATTTTACTACCCACCGTTCCAGTGGCGCCAAGGATTACTATTTTCTTTTTCATTTTAGTATTTTTAAATTGTTGTTGATGATTACTATGCAAAGATGTGGTGATTAAAAAAGTGAAACTTGTATCAGATCACTGTTCTTTCCAGGTCGTTCCGTTTTCCAGTTGCCCGGTTTTCAGATCATTTTTTATAATATCCAGCGCGCTTTTAAGCATCGATTTTACTGTTTTCATGAGTACCAGCCTAATTTGGAATCTCCAGTGTCTTTATGTGTTGGTCTGATTATCAATGTTCTTGTTCTCGTAGTAGCTAATGGAGATTGCCGCTATAACTTCCCTCGTCAAAATGGTGCGCATCTCTCTGCGTGATGAACAATATGACATCACTTGTTTCCATTGCGCGGAATGTTGGGCTTTCCATTTCAACCAGTGTACTTTCTCCTCCGATAAGAACCATGGTTTCATTGACGTTTATTTTTCCGTCAAACACATAGAAGAGGAAGACACAGTTTTCAGAAGGTGATTCGGGCAGAACAATTTCTTCGCCCTTCTCCAGTCGCAGGTCCATCAGCCAGGTATTGCTCCTTATTTGAAGCGGGAAATCATCACCTTTGCCTGCTATATTCCGCCAATGGTTCCTGCTGTAAGTTTCAGGCAATTGATGAAACTGAACTTGTGGAGGAAGATCCGCGGTTTCCGGCCTGATGAATATTTGCAGACCCTCTAAAACTCCGCCTTCTTCCAATACCTGCTCTTCGTGATAGAAGTTTGCTCCGGCATTCATCATCATTAGTCTCTGGTTTGAGATCACATCCGTGTATCCTTCAGTGTCGAGATGCTTAACATTGCCGCTTCTCAGATAAGTGAGAATCTCATCATTTTGGTGTGGATGCATGGGGATCAGTGTCCCTGGAGTTATCCGCGCATGGTCAATCCTTCCGATTGTGGAAAAGCCAGTATCGTTTAACCGGGGGAGGATAAGCCCAGGGTATAAAATTTGTATTCCAAAGCCACCATGCTGTTTACCGTATTTGATGGTATTGTCTATTTTTGTTAGCATTATTCTGTTTATTAAGTGTGGCGCTTTTAACTTATTTCTACGACAACTTTTCCGATGTAACCGCCTTGTTCAGCATACTCATATGCTTCTTTGTACCCCGCGAATGGGAATTTTTTATTGACTTCAATCTCTAACCCGTTCTTTAGTGCGCCTAGTAAAATAGCTGTGTATTTAGTGGAAGGACTGGAGAGCATTACAATGTGCTTTTGGGAGGTAAACAGGTTTTTAAAAAGTGAGAGCGGGATCTCAATCGGTTTTGGTGTTGGGTTCAGGAACAGGGCCTTAGGTTTCATTATCTGTCTGGCGTTTTTGTAACCCATTTTTCCTGACAGGTCGATCACAATGTCGTAAGTGGCTTTACTGGTCAGCACATTTTCCCTGGCATAGTCTATCACCGGATTTGCTCCCCATTTTTTTGCAAATGCCATTCCTTTGCTGCTTGTAACTGCAGTTACGTTGGCACCCCGTTGTTTTAATAATTGAAGTAAGAACATTCCGAAACCTCCGGTAGCTCCATTGATCAGAATGTTGGTTTGGGCGTCGATAGTACCCATTTTTTCCAAAGCAGTCATCGCTGCAGTACCAACTATGGGAATGGCAGCAGCTTGCGCAAAGCTGATGTCAGCAGGCTTTTTCCAGATCAGGGAAGATGTCAGGACGACGTATTCAGCTGAAGCACCTTCTTTCATGATATTTTTTACTACACCAAAAACTTCATCGCCTTTTTTGAAGCCTGTTACAGAAGGCCCGATATCTTCCACGATGCCAGCGAAATCAGCACCCGTGTACTTTGGGAATTTTGAGCCCGACATTAATGTCATTTCACCTTTCCTGATTTTCCAGTCCATGGGATTGATGGAAAATGCTTTTACTTTGATCAGCACCTGATCTGATTTAAACGCAGGTTTTGGTTGTTCTACAATTTGCAACACCTCCGTGGTTCCGAATTTTTGATATACTATTGCTTTCATGATATTATTTTTAATGGTTTAAAATGATATCACAAAGTTGTAAATAGCCAGATCGTCAAACTTGTATCAGATCACTGTTCTGTATCAAACAAAGGTGTTTTGAGCAAATGCACAACAATGCCAGCGGGGGCCGGAAGGAAGATAAAAGGCGACAATAATAACGGTAACGGAGCATGAGGCCAGAAGAAAGCGAATGATTATATGATCTTAATATAAAATCACTAAAGGAGTTAATGAGGACAAGGCTTTTAACGAGGCAAATGACGATCAAACACAATTAGCAGGCTAATAAATTTCAATTAAATCACTATTGTGCTTCAGGGCTTTAGGCGGCATTCCAAACATTTCATACATGTATTTATTGAATTGAGGGAGGTCATAAAAGCCGGTGTCATAGGCAATATCGGTAAGGCTTCTGTCTTTGTCGGACAGTGTGATATAAATAGCCTGGCGCAGTCTTGTCCATAGTAAATATTTGGATAAGCTGCTACCAGTTTGTTCCTTAAAGAGTGAGGCCAAACGGGATGGCGAAAGAAAAACTATATCGGCAAATGTTTGTGGCGTTATATTTTGTTCAAAATAGTTAGCCTTGATATATTCGACTATTTTGGTAACCCTTTCATCATATGCTATTGAAGGTAATTTAGAGAGTAAGGTATCCACTATCTTGTGGACATCTAAGCTGTCCTTTGGGGTCTGAAAGAATGCATTTGTTTCCTGTGGCGAATCAAAAACAGCATAATCCTGATTTTCATTAAACCTGCCTGCCAGTTCTAAACCAATATTTGAGTAGGGTTCTATATTTAAAACATTTAATGTTCCTTTTTCTGCAACACAAAAATGGGAAACATGAGGCTTGATCAAAAAACCGTGAATACGCTCATAAAGTATTCCATTGATTGTTGAATTAAATGGAGTATCGTTTGAGAAAACGATTTGGTAGGCCGAATGACGATGAATTTCTACGGTGAGGTTACGGGCTTTGAGCGCAAGAATAAACGGGTTATTGTTCTGTTTTGTCATATTGCTAAATTCGAGATGTTGCAGGTCGGGAATTTACAAATTATATATCCGGATATTCTATTTTTATGCTGTAAATATCACATTCAGGCATGGTGGCCAGAGCCATATTCAAGAAGAAGCCCTGCTATTTTATTTTAGCAAGGCTTCTTTATTTTTTATCTGTCTGTTTAACGATTACTCTTCGATCAACTGTTTTTTCCAGTTTGTTGTACCGGCCGAAGGGATGGTAATTTTAGTCGGGTCTTTACGGTTGCTTTCTGAACCTTCCAGCTGACTTGCATGTTCCCTTACCGTTTCACGAAGATCAGTGATCTGTTGGTCGTCCGATTCGTTAGTCGTTACGGTGTTGTTTTTCCGGAATTGGCCAAAGAGAGCCCGTACAGCTGTGCTTAGCTTAGTTCTGGATCGTTTGCCGGAATCCGGTGCGAATAAAACAGCAATAGCAGCACCTGTGGCTAAACCGATCAGTCCGGCAAAAGCCGTTAAGCTTTTGTCCTGATGATTACTTAACGTGGAGTCGATTAACTTTTTATAATTCATAAGATGATGATTTAGGATTTTTTAAACAGCGTGATTGCCAGGCCCGTTACCACAGCGCCCAACAGGTAGTAACCTACGGTGAGTACTTTTACTTTGGTATTTCTGGCCACCGGGTCTGAGTCAAGCCCCATGGGTTCTGGTAATGTAATTGCACCTATTCCGGCACTGAGGCCCATCACCGCAACTTTTGGCCATAAATATCTCCGGTCGCCGGCCCCGATGAGGCTATAATAAAGGGCATTACCTACAATATCTCCAGCAAGGGTCGATTTGTATAAAGTGTCCTTATCACTGATGTTTCCACCGAAGTAGCGAATCGTTTTTTGCAAGGCATCTTCGCCCAGCAAATCTACCCTCGGCATATCAGGACTTGTTTTCTTCAGGCTTTCATGTAAAGCGTTCAATGCGATGGCTCCGGCAAGGCCGGAGACCAGGTTTTTAATTTTACTCATCATATGATTAAGAATGTTGTCCCTCATGAACGCCCTCTGCAAACTCCTCTACGATTTTATCATTAAAAGCGGGAAGATCTTCCGGGCTCCGGCTCGTCACCAGGCCTTCATCAACAATTACCTCTTCGTCGTACCAATCTGCTCCGGCATTCACCAGGTCTATTTTTATGGTTTTTGTGGAAGTTAGTTTTCTGCCTTTCACCACCTCTGCGGTGATGAGCACCTGTGGGCCATGACAAATCGCTGCTACCGGTTTTCCCGCGCTGAAAAAGGCTTTTACAAATTCAATCGCTTTCTCATTTTTTCTGAGTGAATCCGGGTTCAATACACCACCTGGAATCAGCAGTCCGTTGTATTCATCCGGATTTGCTTCGCTGAGGGTTTTGTCTACCTCCACGTAAATCGTCCATTCGTGATCGCCCTTCATGGCTTGTATCTTTCCCGGTTTAGCTGAAATGATATGAACGGTAGCGCCTTCTTCTTTTAACCTTTGAACCGGGCTTGTCAATTCTGTTTCTTCAAAGCCATTTTCCGATAATACGGCAATGGTTCTATTGCTCAATTGTCCCATAATACTATTTTTTGTTTTACGTCGGTATGTCCTATAACTACAAGTGCGCTTCCCGAATGGTTTTTTATTTTTTGAATAGTGGCCCTGATGGGGTCAATTGCAGCAGGGGGGTGCATAAAAAGTAATTAACAACAAAGCAGGTTAGCTTTGTCTATAAATGCCTATTTTTATTTTTTTTTGCACGAATGGCTAAAATTTTTATCGTCGAAGACGAAGCGGAAATACGGGAAGAACTGATACAATTAGTTAGTGCGCGGACTCATGATGTTATCGTAGGGGCCTGCGGCTCGATAAAAGAAGCATTACTACTCCTCCCATCTGCGGCTCCGGATATGGTATTGATGGATATAGAACTTTCTGATGGCCAGAGTTTTGAAATATTGGAGCGCCTTCCTTCAACACCTTTTTCGGTAATTTTTGTAACTGCCTATGCGCATTATGCACTACGTGCCATCAAGGCGGGGGCATTGGATTATCTGTTGAAGCCCGTAAAGGAAAAGGAATTGTATGATGCCCTCGATAAAGCCAGCTTGCGACCTAATGTCTTGCATGCGGTACAAAAGGAAATCCTCTTCGATAAGCAATCGACAAGGTTGGTATTGAAAACCCTAAATGAAACGTATTTTGTGCGCCATTCCGATATTCTATATTGTAAGGGAGATGGTGGCTATACGACCTTCTTTTTACTTGATGGCAGAGAAATTACAACAAGTACCACACTCAAAGAATATGAAACCTTGTTGCCGGAAGGTCTGTTTCTGAGAATTCATAAATCTTTTCTGATTTGTCTAAACTTTATTATTTCGTACCATCATGATGGCTTTGTTTTTTTACAAGGTGGTATACAAGTGCCTGTATCTACCCGTAAGAAAGATGTATTGATGCAAAAAATGACAATTAATAATGCCTAATAAACCCTTGAAGATCTCCTGCCTACTCTCTATTTGGCTAATCATTACCCTATTTATCAGCTGCGGGGGCCCTTCCTCTCCGCGAATCAATCAAAGCCAGTTACTGGATAGCTTATCTGAGCAGATAAAACTAAGTAAACAGCCTAAAAAAGCAATACCACAACTACAACAATTAATAAAAGAAAATCAAACGGATAGCGTCATACTTAGCCGGGCTTATTTTTACCTCAGCTATTGCTTACTTAAAAATAAACAAGACTCTGCTTCGTTTGATATGGCCCAAAAAGCTTTAACTATATTGCCGTTGTCGGAAAAAAATGGAGCCCAGGCAGCTACCAATTTCTATTGGATGGGCTATCTTGAGCAAAAAAAAGCGCAATATTATGCGGCAACCTATTACTACACACAAGCGGCATATCTTATTGATGCTGGCAATTTGAAGCTCAGTTTTCCAAAATCTTCCGGTATTATTTTATTATGGGCATCACAACTCAACAGTTTCAATAACAGACTGGATTTATCTAATAGATTTGCCAGGAAAATACTCTTTCTTTTGAAAAAAGATACCAGTATGTTGGCAAAAGACTTGTCTATATCCGCGAATTTATTGCTTTCACTAGGGCATTTAGATCAAAAAGGACTGGCTAATGACTCCGTTCGATTCTATTTAAATCAGGCCACAGAATTAAGAAAGAAAACCAAACTTGCCCGTATAGATTACAATTATTATATATCAAAAGCAAAAATATTTTACGAAGGTAAAGAATTAGATTCTGCCCTTTACTATCAATTAAAAGCCTATAAAGCAGATACCTCCAATGCTTTTATGGCCTACAACAATCTATTGGGCATTTATGTAAACCAGCATCAATTGTCAAAAGCACATGTGGCAGAGCGTGAAGTTACCAAGCGGTTAAGCCAATCTGATGCAGATAATTACCTGATGTATCTGGAGAATAAGATCGCGTTTGCTATCGTTCGTGGCGATAATAAAAAGGCACAATCGTCATTTGAAGCGTATGTTCAAAAAAAGAATGAGAGAGAGAAAAATGAAAACCGAAAAGCAGCAAACGAAATATCTTCGCTCTATAAAACAGTGCAAAAAGACCAACAAATTGGTGCATTAAATAAAAACATAGGTAAGATAAAGGGACAATTGGAGTTGAACAGGCTCTGGTTGGTGGTGATTATCCTTTTTTCAGGATTGCTATTTGCGATGATATTATTACTGTTTTTAGACCGAAGGAGAAAACAACTCATTACCGAAAATAAGCGGGTTTCAGATCTTAATGTCAAACTTGAATTGGAACAAAGGTTGTTGCGGAGCCAAATGGACCCTCATTTTATTTTCAATTGCTTAGCGGGTATTCGTGCTTTGGTCCGGCAAGAGAAAACTCAGGAGACCCTCACTTACCTGGATCATTTTTCCGTTTTGATGCGAGAGAAACTAACTGCAGGTAACCAACGAAATATTGACCTGAAATCTGAACTGGACTTTCTGGAAAACTATTTAAAGCTGCAGCAAATGAGGATGCCAGGCAAATTCGACTATGCATTTGAATTGGACAATGAGGTTGCCAATATGTTTGATGAAATAGAGATGCCGGCAATGTTGCTTCAGCCATTTATAGAGAATTCTATTTTACATGGATTTAAGAACATCAGTTATAAAGGTCATATACACGTATCAATGGCCATTAACAAGGAGGTTTTAAAGATCATCATTAAGGACAATGGCGTTGGTTTGGATACCACTGATCAGCCCACCCATACTTCGCGTGCCACCCAAATTGTAACAGAACGAATTCAGCATTTACAAACTGAAGGTTTAGGAGAGGCTAGACTTTCGATGAATTCCCAGGCGGATGCTCCTGGCACAATTGTCACTTTACGGATTCCGGTTTAAGTGTAGCGCTCGTTAACTGAAAGCCTGCACTTCTTTATCGCCTTGTCTACCCTAGATTTTATTTCTTTTATTTGAAACAAAAAATAGATATGATGAAAACAATTATTTTAACTGCATGTATTGCGTTTGCAAGCTTAAGTTTAGTATCTGCAAAAGCAAAAATCCCTATTTGTATTCCCTGCGAATCCATAGAAACTGTGCAGGAATTACCCAAAGATTCTGAGATTGCAAAACTGATAGGGAAAAATGTAAACGTAGCCTATATGTACAAACAATACGGAGCGCTTTGGATGTCTCTTTGGAATAGTGATGGAAAATATGTGTTGAGCGATGAGGGTAACACCAGCTATTTAGAAGTTGATGCACAAATGGCCAAAATATTAAAGGAAAAACATAATATCGATATAGAAACTGCAGGAAGCCCCTTGTCTTTTTGGAAAAAAACAGGCGGAAAACTGGTGTTCTTAATCATTGCAGGTATCATTGTTTATGGAGTGATCCCTTCAAAAGATAAAGAGGTAAAACCTGTCAAAATTTAACATACCTGATCATTCTTATGAATCCTTTATATTTAATCCCCGTAATTGTAATAATTGCTGGTGTGTGCTACATGGTGTATATGAACGCTCAGCACAGTAGTGCAAAATCCGAAATCAATTTAGAACAGGAACGCAGCAGATATGATATTTACAAACAAGAGCTGTTAAATGAAGATTTTGCGAAGCTAAAGCAATGGATGAAAGACAAGCCTATTGATGCTTTTACAGGGGCATCCGTACCGCAATCTACCAGTAATAAATTACAGGAAATAGTGAGCGATGGCG comes from the Pedobacter sp. FW305-3-2-15-E-R2A2 genome and includes:
- a CDS encoding KTSC domain-containing protein codes for the protein MPSSVIKSFDYDQDSTALLITFVSGLKYRYANVPPEIFTMLKAAGSKGRYFNHHIRNKFKYRKIRKH
- a CDS encoding alkene reductase; translation: MKLLEKIQLGNLELKNKMAMSAMTRSRADHNGIVGDLTVQYYTQRVSAGMIFTEAIRISEAATGSPLTPGIYTSEQIEAWKKVTKSVHDHGGLIIAQLWHTGRAGHSIDRDGKLPLSPSPLPIQGMQHFTSEGLKDYETPREITITEIRQTIEDYGQAAKNAIEAGFDGVELHAANGYLPSQFLAESANQRTDEYGGSIPNKARFVLEVMQQLISAVGGDKVGIKISPFHPYGNMVLDDPAGTYIYLIEALNKLNFAYVELMKRSPYFPSPSHYPADDEIELFGNMIQQTVIANAGYDKASAEAELKKGIAGLISFGTLFLANPDLPERFEKDSALNEPDRATMFGGGKQGYIDYPTLKMPIIRDIV
- a CDS encoding NAD(P)H-binding protein, with amino-acid sequence MKKKIVILGATGTVGSKISEILLNEGHEVTLIARHTEKLEKYHSQGAEIIAGTITDVEMLTSAFKNADSAFVLLPDNVMAEDTRAYQRKVTGKLIEAIENSGIKHIVNMSSLGAHMHEGNGIMGGTAEQEVRLNQLNGVNVLHIRSAYFMENFLRTIGLVKKMGFNGTAADGDHSIPMVATRDVAKIAAGHLANLDFSGKSVHAVMGPRDYTYRELTGIIGKAIGNPDLPYVQLPVEQVKQTFLSNGFSADFVDNLIEMGTAIKTGFMNYQKRDDDTTSPTTAEDFANQVYLPLYNS
- a CDS encoding pirin family protein, with amino-acid sequence MLTKIDNTIKYGKQHGGFGIQILYPGLILPRLNDTGFSTIGRIDHARITPGTLIPMHPHQNDEILTYLRSGNVKHLDTEGYTDVISNQRLMMMNAGANFYHEEQVLEEGGVLEGLQIFIRPETADLPPQVQFHQLPETYSRNHWRNIAGKGDDFPLQIRSNTWLMDLRLEKGEEIVLPESPSENCVFLFYVFDGKINVNETMVLIGGESTLVEMESPTFRAMETSDVILFITQRDAHHFDEGSYSGNLH
- a CDS encoding NAD(P)-dependent alcohol dehydrogenase — encoded protein: MKAIVYQKFGTTEVLQIVEQPKPAFKSDQVLIKVKAFSINPMDWKIRKGEMTLMSGSKFPKYTGADFAGIVEDIGPSVTGFKKGDEVFGVVKNIMKEGASAEYVVLTSSLIWKKPADISFAQAAAIPIVGTAAMTALEKMGTIDAQTNILINGATGGFGMFLLQLLKQRGANVTAVTSSKGMAFAKKWGANPVIDYARENVLTSKATYDIVIDLSGKMGYKNARQIMKPKALFLNPTPKPIEIPLSLFKNLFTSQKHIVMLSSPSTKYTAILLGALKNGLEIEVNKKFPFAGYKEAYEYAEQGGYIGKVVVEIS
- a CDS encoding AraC family transcriptional regulator — encoded protein: MTKQNNNPFILALKARNLTVEIHRHSAYQIVFSNDTPFNSTINGILYERIHGFLIKPHVSHFCVAEKGTLNVLNIEPYSNIGLELAGRFNENQDYAVFDSPQETNAFFQTPKDSLDVHKIVDTLLSKLPSIAYDERVTKIVEYIKANYFEQNITPQTFADIVFLSPSRLASLFKEQTGSSLSKYLLWTRLRQAIYITLSDKDRSLTDIAYDTGFYDLPQFNKYMYEMFGMPPKALKHNSDLIEIY
- a CDS encoding YtxH domain-containing protein produces the protein MNYKKLIDSTLSNHQDKSLTAFAGLIGLATGAAIAVLFAPDSGKRSRTKLSTAVRALFGQFRKNNTVTTNESDDQQITDLRETVREHASQLEGSESNRKDPTKITIPSAGTTNWKKQLIEE
- a CDS encoding type 1 glutamine amidotransferase domain-containing protein; the encoded protein is MGQLSNRTIAVLSENGFEETELTSPVQRLKEEGATVHIISAKPGKIQAMKGDHEWTIYVEVDKTLSEANPDEYNGLLIPGGVLNPDSLRKNEKAIEFVKAFFSAGKPVAAICHGPQVLITAEVVKGRKLTSTKTIKIDLVNAGADWYDEEVIVDEGLVTSRSPEDLPAFNDKIVEEFAEGVHEGQHS
- a CDS encoding LytTR family DNA-binding domain-containing protein, with the translated sequence MAKIFIVEDEAEIREELIQLVSARTHDVIVGACGSIKEALLLLPSAAPDMVLMDIELSDGQSFEILERLPSTPFSVIFVTAYAHYALRAIKAGALDYLLKPVKEKELYDALDKASLRPNVLHAVQKEILFDKQSTRLVLKTLNETYFVRHSDILYCKGDGGYTTFFLLDGREITTSTTLKEYETLLPEGLFLRIHKSFLICLNFIISYHHDGFVFLQGGIQVPVSTRKKDVLMQKMTINNA
- a CDS encoding histidine kinase — its product is MPNKPLKISCLLSIWLIITLFISCGGPSSPRINQSQLLDSLSEQIKLSKQPKKAIPQLQQLIKENQTDSVILSRAYFYLSYCLLKNKQDSASFDMAQKALTILPLSEKNGAQAATNFYWMGYLEQKKAQYYAATYYYTQAAYLIDAGNLKLSFPKSSGIILLWASQLNSFNNRLDLSNRFARKILFLLKKDTSMLAKDLSISANLLLSLGHLDQKGLANDSVRFYLNQATELRKKTKLARIDYNYYISKAKIFYEGKELDSALYYQLKAYKADTSNAFMAYNNLLGIYVNQHQLSKAHVAEREVTKRLSQSDADNYLMYLENKIAFAIVRGDNKKAQSSFEAYVQKKNEREKNENRKAANEISSLYKTVQKDQQIGALNKNIGKIKGQLELNRLWLVVIILFSGLLFAMILLLFLDRRRKQLITENKRVSDLNVKLELEQRLLRSQMDPHFIFNCLAGIRALVRQEKTQETLTYLDHFSVLMREKLTAGNQRNIDLKSELDFLENYLKLQQMRMPGKFDYAFELDNEVANMFDEIEMPAMLLQPFIENSILHGFKNISYKGHIHVSMAINKEVLKIIIKDNGVGLDTTDQPTHTSRATQIVTERIQHLQTEGLGEARLSMNSQADAPGTIVTLRIPV